A window from Streptomyces sp. NBC_00271 encodes these proteins:
- a CDS encoding methyltransferase domain-containing protein, whose protein sequence is MRDLSAFGDATFDVVFHPVSNLFVPDLAPVWRECFRVL, encoded by the coding sequence ATGCGCGACCTCAGCGCCTTCGGCGACGCAACATTCGACGTCGTATTCCATCCGGTCTCCAACCTGTTCGTACCGGACTTGGCACCGGTGTGGCGTGAGTGTTTCCGCGTCCTGTGA
- a CDS encoding DUF4232 domain-containing protein has protein sequence MNMKSLAGRRVAVAAGLVLALGCGVSAHASATGPRTISGKTDEGVTHRSGGSGDKGTIAACSQDVLGVSSVKEPADSKEARHLLLIVQNAGDKKCNLYRYPLVRLGADARTTVPVIKESDPTPGVPVTLAPGEEAYAALLVSGGARDEYEAKSITLSLQGRKLGSNAGKPIDVPMPAPTLYADDGQLVTYWTTASGFALDFIMSK, from the coding sequence ATGAACATGAAGTCCCTTGCGGGCCGCCGGGTGGCCGTGGCCGCGGGTCTCGTCCTGGCTCTTGGGTGTGGTGTGTCGGCGCATGCCTCCGCCACCGGGCCAAGGACGATCAGCGGCAAGACCGATGAAGGGGTGACGCACCGCTCCGGCGGCAGTGGCGACAAGGGCACCATCGCCGCCTGCTCCCAGGACGTCCTGGGGGTGTCCTCCGTGAAGGAGCCCGCGGACAGCAAGGAGGCCAGGCACCTCCTCTTGATCGTCCAGAACGCCGGCGACAAGAAGTGCAACCTCTACCGCTACCCTCTCGTGCGGCTTGGCGCCGATGCCCGGACCACGGTCCCCGTGATCAAGGAGAGCGACCCGACCCCGGGGGTGCCCGTCACCCTCGCGCCGGGTGAAGAGGCATATGCCGCTCTGCTCGTCAGCGGCGGCGCCAGGGACGAGTACGAGGCGAAGAGCATCACTCTGAGCCTCCAGGGCCGCAAGCTCGGCAGCAACGCGGGCAAGCCGATCGATGTCCCCATGCCCGCCCCCACGTTGTACGCGGACGACGGCCAGCTTGTCACCTACTGGACGACTGCTTCCGGTTTCGCCCTGGATTTCATCATGTCGAAGTGA
- a CDS encoding helix-turn-helix domain-containing protein — MDAIHDDVAEFALLLTRLKERTDRSYAALARRLDMNASTLHRYCAGEAVPLDFTGIERFAALCGASPEERVELHRRWILAVAARQRSRSSDARRTPTPHDATSTAASAASASHSSPADEAPEPTLPADPRPEPASAADRRPHAGRPRRQPGRSIALAVSLAVALAGLTTSAAGPVSGGGESSASARTTPKPSTSATHSGDSPQTSRASAGTVAPPAPLTWTADSQLWQRECAHDYVIAKPPQQVPPPPTPADAAVWAASQGAVHGGTTDLRISVQGRGSAAVVLEALHVRVVNRTTPAARRGIAYSMYEGCGAILVPRYFSVNLDAHRPLARSMPGNDPDRPTPAVDFPYQVSLREPEVLLLSAHTESCTCDWYLDLDWSSQGRTGTARIDDHGRPFRTTSIKGLPHYWYRNPAGWVPMTAAYDDKAETGD; from the coding sequence ATGGATGCAATCCACGATGACGTGGCGGAGTTCGCGCTACTGCTGACGCGTCTGAAGGAGCGCACAGACCGCAGCTACGCGGCGCTGGCCCGCCGTCTGGACATGAACGCCTCCACGCTGCACCGCTACTGCGCCGGAGAGGCGGTTCCCCTGGACTTCACCGGGATCGAGCGGTTCGCCGCACTCTGCGGAGCCTCCCCCGAGGAACGCGTGGAGTTGCACCGCCGGTGGATCCTGGCAGTCGCCGCACGGCAACGGTCCCGCTCATCTGATGCCCGGCGGACACCGACGCCCCACGACGCCACAAGCACCGCGGCATCGGCCGCATCCGCGAGTCACAGCAGCCCGGCGGACGAGGCACCCGAGCCGACCTTGCCGGCCGACCCGCGCCCGGAGCCGGCCTCGGCGGCCGACCGACGGCCCCACGCCGGGCGGCCTCGACGACAGCCTGGGCGATCGATAGCGCTGGCGGTTTCGCTCGCCGTCGCGCTCGCCGGCCTCACCACATCCGCTGCCGGACCCGTCTCCGGTGGCGGTGAGTCGTCGGCCTCCGCCCGCACCACACCGAAACCCTCAACGTCGGCCACGCACAGCGGCGACAGCCCGCAGACGAGCCGGGCGAGCGCCGGCACGGTCGCACCGCCGGCTCCGCTCACCTGGACGGCCGACTCCCAGCTTTGGCAACGCGAATGCGCCCATGACTACGTCATCGCCAAGCCACCGCAGCAGGTCCCGCCGCCGCCGACCCCGGCGGACGCCGCGGTGTGGGCCGCGTCCCAGGGGGCGGTGCACGGCGGCACCACCGATCTGCGGATCTCGGTGCAGGGACGCGGCTCCGCCGCCGTCGTCCTGGAGGCACTGCATGTGCGCGTGGTCAACCGCACCACCCCCGCCGCCCGCCGGGGCATCGCCTACTCCATGTATGAAGGCTGCGGCGCCATCCTCGTCCCCCGCTACTTCTCCGTGAACCTCGACGCTCACCGACCCCTGGCCCGTTCGATGCCCGGCAACGACCCGGACAGGCCGACGCCCGCGGTCGACTTCCCCTACCAGGTGTCCCTGCGGGAGCCGGAGGTCCTGCTGCTCTCCGCGCACACCGAGTCCTGCACCTGCGACTGGTACCTCGACCTGGACTGGTCCTCACAGGGCCGGACCGGCACGGCGCGCATCGACGACCACGGCCGCCCGTTCCGCACCACCAGCATCAAGGGGCTACCGCACTACTGGTACCGCAACCCCGCTGGCTGGGTCCCCATGACCGCCGCCTACGACGACAAGGCGGAAACCGGCGACTGA
- a CDS encoding IS110 family transposase, translated as MFVGWDWASASHDVTVIEDRGIVIDHWAFQHSEDDFETALARLASHGTPAVLPVIIERSSGLVVDRLLEAGHPVVPVHPTAFHAARPRWGASGAKSDPGDSYKLADYLRTDGHRLRRLVPVDSGLREFQALVRLRDDHVRARTAAGNQLGALLEQHWPGPRNLFCSLVSDIALNFLTDYPTPQAAARLGEARMAAFCKRHAYRGGKPASALLARLRSAPVAPVSLPTPVLTALITAQVQLLRSLQATITQLETTIKKCLARHPRAVLLARLPGVGTINLAQLLAEVGPILDRVESAEQAAAECGAAPVTKASGKAHGVYFRWAANTRARKAVTAFAHNSRMQSPWAAALYANARARGKRNPHATRIVARAWLRVIWACWHNATPYDPDNHPATQRLKAS; from the coding sequence ATGTTCGTCGGATGGGACTGGGCCAGCGCCAGCCATGACGTGACCGTCATTGAGGACCGCGGCATCGTGATCGACCATTGGGCCTTCCAGCACAGCGAAGACGACTTTGAGACTGCTTTGGCCCGGCTGGCCAGCCACGGCACCCCGGCCGTACTGCCCGTCATCATCGAACGTTCCAGTGGGCTGGTCGTCGACCGCTTGCTCGAGGCCGGACACCCGGTCGTCCCCGTGCACCCCACCGCCTTCCACGCCGCCCGGCCTCGATGGGGCGCCTCCGGCGCCAAGTCCGATCCTGGTGACAGCTACAAACTCGCCGACTACCTGCGAACCGACGGCCACCGCCTGCGCCGCCTCGTGCCTGTCGACAGCGGCCTGCGAGAATTCCAAGCCCTCGTGCGCCTGCGCGACGACCACGTTCGCGCACGCACGGCCGCCGGCAACCAGCTCGGCGCCCTGCTCGAACAGCACTGGCCTGGGCCCAGGAACCTGTTCTGCTCGCTCGTCTCCGACATCGCCCTGAACTTCCTGACCGACTACCCCACCCCGCAGGCGGCCGCCCGACTCGGCGAAGCCCGCATGGCCGCCTTCTGCAAGCGCCATGCCTACCGCGGCGGCAAACCGGCATCCGCACTGCTGGCCCGGCTCCGCTCCGCTCCCGTCGCCCCGGTCAGCCTCCCCACGCCCGTCCTCACCGCGCTCATCACGGCACAAGTCCAGCTCCTGCGCAGTCTGCAGGCCACCATCACCCAGCTCGAGACGACCATCAAGAAGTGTCTCGCCAGGCACCCGCGCGCCGTCCTCCTCGCCCGGTTGCCTGGCGTGGGCACCATCAACCTCGCGCAGCTGCTTGCCGAGGTCGGCCCGATCCTCGACCGCGTCGAGTCCGCCGAACAGGCCGCCGCCGAGTGCGGAGCCGCACCGGTGACCAAGGCATCCGGGAAGGCACATGGCGTCTACTTCCGATGGGCCGCCAACACACGTGCCCGCAAGGCCGTCACCGCCTTCGCTCACAACTCCCGCATGCAATCACCCTGGGCCGCCGCCCTCTACGCAAACGCCCGCGCACGCGGGAAACGCAACCCGCACGCCACCCGCATCGTCGCCCGCGCGTGGCTCCGCGTCATATGGGCCTGCTGGCACAACGCCACCCCCTACGACCCTGACAACCACCCCGCCACCCAACGCCTCAAAGCCAGCTGA
- the pcaDC gene encoding bifunctional 3-oxoadipate enol-lactonase/4-carboxymuconolactone decarboxylase PcaDC gives MSETPMNTLQYRFDGPEDAPVLILGPSLGTTWHMWDRQIPELSKNWRIFRFDLPGHGGAPAYPAGSVTELAGRLLATLDGLGVQRFGYAGCAFSGAIGIELALRHPERIASLAVIAASPRFGSADEFRQRGVIVRSNGLDPIARSSPERWFTTGFVAAQPAITEWAVQMVRTTDPGCYIAACEALAAFDVRVELGRIGVPTLVLVGSDDQVTGPAEARTLVAGIPDARLAVVPGASHLVPVEQPAAVTDLLIRHFSTAWQPAYDSTTGQMAIPAAPVKPVLAAPPPVGPVAEIAPPVVQPAGLGRPDPYDAGIKVRREVLGDAHVDRALASADEFSGDFQEFITRYAWGEIWDRPGLDRRSRSCVTLTALVAGGHLDELAFHTRAALRNGLTPDEIKEVLLQAAVYCGVPAANSAFKVAQQVIREETTPQE, from the coding sequence GTGAGTGAGACACCGATGAACACCCTGCAATACCGCTTTGACGGGCCAGAAGACGCCCCTGTCCTGATCCTCGGTCCCTCACTGGGTACCACCTGGCACATGTGGGACCGGCAGATACCGGAGCTGTCCAAGAACTGGCGGATCTTCCGGTTCGACCTGCCGGGCCACGGCGGCGCCCCCGCCTACCCGGCGGGTTCCGTGACCGAACTCGCGGGGCGGCTGCTCGCCACCCTCGACGGGCTCGGCGTGCAGCGCTTCGGTTACGCGGGCTGCGCGTTCAGCGGGGCCATCGGTATCGAGCTGGCCCTGCGTCACCCGGAGCGGATCGCCTCGCTCGCCGTGATCGCCGCCTCACCCCGCTTCGGATCGGCCGACGAGTTCCGGCAGCGCGGGGTGATCGTGCGCAGCAACGGTCTCGACCCGATCGCGCGATCCTCGCCCGAGCGCTGGTTCACGACCGGTTTCGTCGCTGCGCAGCCCGCGATCACCGAGTGGGCCGTGCAGATGGTGCGCACCACCGACCCCGGCTGCTACATCGCCGCCTGCGAGGCGCTCGCCGCGTTCGACGTACGTGTCGAACTGGGCCGCATCGGCGTCCCCACCCTCGTCCTCGTCGGCTCCGACGACCAGGTCACCGGACCCGCCGAGGCCCGCACGCTGGTCGCCGGAATACCGGACGCCCGCCTCGCCGTCGTACCCGGCGCCTCGCACCTGGTGCCCGTGGAGCAGCCGGCCGCGGTCACCGACCTGCTGATACGGCACTTCTCCACCGCCTGGCAGCCCGCCTACGACTCGACCACGGGCCAGATGGCCATCCCGGCGGCCCCGGTCAAGCCGGTGCTCGCGGCACCCCCGCCGGTCGGCCCCGTCGCCGAGATCGCCCCGCCCGTCGTCCAGCCCGCGGGCCTGGGCAGGCCCGATCCCTACGACGCCGGGATCAAGGTGCGCCGCGAGGTGCTGGGCGACGCGCATGTGGACCGGGCGCTGGCCTCGGCGGACGAGTTCTCCGGGGACTTCCAGGAGTTCATCACGCGCTACGCGTGGGGCGAGATCTGGGACCGGCCGGGCCTCGACCGGCGTTCGCGCAGCTGTGTCACGCTCACCGCGCTGGTGGCGGGCGGTCACCTCGACGAGCTGGCCTTCCACACCCGAGCCGCCCTCCGCAACGGCCTCACCCCGGACGAGATCAAGGAGGTGCTGCTCCAGGCGGCCGTCTACTGCGGTGTCCCGGCCGCCAACAGCGCCTTCAAGGTGGCGCAGCAGGTCATCCGGGAGGAGACCACCCCCCAGGAGTGA
- a CDS encoding MBL fold metallo-hydrolase has protein sequence MKLTKKSHACIRLEKDGRVLVIDPGTFTEEDAAVGAEAILVTHEHLDHFNEDRLRAGLESNPAAEIWTLKSVAEKISAAFPGRVHTVGHGDTFTAAGFDVQVHGELHAVIHPDIPRITNVGYLIDGGRVFHPGDALTVPEQPVETLMLPVMAPWNKIAEVIDYVREVKPQRAYDIHDALLTDLARPIYDHQIGSLGGSEHLRLAPGASAEV, from the coding sequence ATGAAGCTCACGAAGAAGTCGCATGCCTGCATCCGTCTCGAGAAGGACGGGCGTGTGCTCGTCATCGACCCGGGGACCTTCACCGAGGAGGACGCGGCCGTCGGCGCGGAAGCGATCCTGGTCACGCACGAGCACCTCGACCACTTCAACGAGGACCGGCTGCGGGCCGGCCTGGAGTCCAACCCGGCGGCCGAGATCTGGACCCTGAAGTCGGTCGCGGAGAAGATCTCCGCGGCCTTCCCGGGCCGTGTGCACACCGTCGGTCACGGCGACACGTTCACCGCCGCAGGCTTCGACGTCCAGGTGCACGGCGAACTGCACGCCGTGATCCACCCGGACATCCCGCGCATCACGAACGTCGGCTATCTCATCGACGGCGGCCGCGTCTTCCACCCGGGCGACGCCCTCACCGTTCCCGAGCAGCCGGTCGAGACGCTGATGCTCCCGGTCATGGCCCCGTGGAACAAGATCGCCGAGGTCATCGACTACGTCCGCGAGGTGAAGCCGCAGCGCGCGTACGACATCCACGACGCGCTCCTGACGGACCTCGCGCGCCCGATCTACGACCACCAGATCGGCTCCCTGGGCGGCTCCGAGCACCTGCGGCTCGCGCCGGGGGCGTCGGCGGAGGTCTAG
- a CDS encoding exodeoxyribonuclease III yields the protein MRIATWNVNSITARLPRLLAWLESSGTDVLCLQEAKVAAEQFPVDELRELGYEAAVHATGRWNGVAVLSRVGLEDVVKGLPGDPGYEGVEEPRAVSATCGPVRVWSVYVPNGREVDHPHYAYKIQWFEALKAAVAGDAAGSRPFAVLGDYNVAPTDDDVWDISLFEGATHVTPAERAALAALRESGLSDVVPRPLKYDHPFTYWDYRQLGFPKNRGMRIDLVYGNEPFAKAVTDSYVDREERKGKGASDHAPVVVDLDV from the coding sequence ATGCGCATCGCGACCTGGAACGTGAACTCGATCACCGCTCGCCTCCCGAGGCTGCTGGCCTGGCTGGAGAGCAGCGGCACGGACGTGCTGTGCCTCCAGGAGGCCAAGGTCGCCGCCGAGCAGTTCCCCGTCGACGAGCTGCGCGAGCTGGGCTACGAGGCGGCGGTCCACGCGACCGGGCGGTGGAACGGCGTGGCGGTGCTCTCCCGCGTCGGCCTGGAGGACGTGGTCAAGGGGCTGCCCGGTGACCCCGGTTACGAGGGCGTGGAGGAGCCCCGGGCCGTCTCCGCGACCTGCGGCCCGGTCCGCGTCTGGTCGGTGTACGTGCCGAACGGACGCGAGGTGGACCACCCCCACTACGCCTACAAGATCCAGTGGTTCGAGGCACTCAAGGCCGCGGTCGCGGGCGACGCGGCGGGCAGCCGTCCCTTCGCCGTGCTGGGTGACTACAACGTGGCGCCGACGGACGACGACGTCTGGGACATCTCCCTCTTCGAGGGGGCCACCCACGTCACCCCGGCCGAGCGGGCGGCCCTCGCCGCGCTGCGCGAGTCGGGCCTGTCGGACGTGGTCCCGCGGCCCCTGAAGTACGACCACCCGTTCACGTACTGGGACTACCGTCAGCTCGGCTTCCCCAAGAACCGCGGCATGCGCATCGACCTGGTCTACGGCAACGAGCCGTTCGCCAAGGCGGTCACCGACTCCTATGTGGACCGCGAGGAGCGCAAGGGCAAGGGCGCGTCGGACCATGCGCCGGTCGTGGTGGACCTCGACGTGTGA
- a CDS encoding DUF6278 family protein gives MNIPFLGTWRKKHGPAFGVAVFSDGDHDSDGVAELLSECELLRSQAHQAGVELDDSVASLEALDQLLPRWRDDEESLPWLGNDAGLYLGSVIVRTVPGARWEVWPNGHPAVRLASGREIDVVAAGHTWASSGAPELSQLYAEVAEG, from the coding sequence ATGAACATCCCTTTCCTGGGCACCTGGCGCAAGAAGCACGGTCCCGCCTTCGGCGTCGCGGTGTTCTCCGACGGTGATCACGACTCCGACGGCGTCGCCGAACTCCTCTCCGAGTGCGAGCTGCTGCGCTCGCAGGCCCATCAGGCGGGCGTCGAACTCGACGACTCCGTCGCCTCGTTGGAAGCGCTGGACCAGCTGCTGCCGCGCTGGCGCGACGACGAGGAGAGCCTGCCATGGCTCGGCAACGACGCGGGGCTCTATCTCGGCTCGGTCATCGTGCGCACGGTGCCGGGCGCCCGCTGGGAGGTCTGGCCCAACGGCCACCCGGCGGTGCGGCTGGCCTCCGGCCGGGAGATCGATGTCGTCGCCGCCGGCCACACCTGGGCGTCCAGCGGCGCCCCCGAACTCTCTCAGTTGTACGCCGAGGTGGCGGAGGGGTAG
- a CDS encoding amino acid ABC transporter ATP-binding protein — protein sequence MAVDPLIELQDVNKHFGELHVLQDINLTVGKGEVVVVIGPSGSGKSTLCRAINRLETIESGAIRLEGRPLPDEGKALARLRAEVGMVFQSFNLFAHKTILQNVSLAQIKVRGRKKEEADRRSMELLDRVGLVSQASKYPAQLSGGQQQRVAIARALAMDPKALLFDEPTSALDPEMINEVLEVMRQLARDGMTMVVITHEMGFARSAANRVVFMADGRVVEDRTPEEFFTNPRSDRAKDFLSKILKH from the coding sequence ATGGCTGTCGATCCTCTGATCGAACTGCAGGACGTGAACAAGCACTTCGGCGAGTTGCATGTCCTCCAGGACATCAACCTCACCGTCGGCAAGGGGGAGGTGGTCGTGGTCATCGGCCCCTCGGGGTCGGGCAAGTCAACCCTGTGCAGGGCGATCAACCGGCTGGAGACCATCGAGTCCGGCGCCATCAGGCTCGAAGGCCGGCCGCTGCCGGACGAGGGCAAGGCGCTCGCCAGGCTCCGCGCCGAGGTCGGGATGGTCTTCCAGTCCTTCAACCTCTTCGCCCACAAGACGATCCTGCAGAACGTCTCACTGGCCCAGATCAAGGTCCGTGGCCGCAAGAAGGAGGAGGCCGACCGGCGCTCCATGGAGCTCCTGGACCGCGTGGGCCTCGTCTCTCAGGCCTCGAAGTACCCGGCGCAGCTCTCCGGCGGCCAGCAGCAGCGCGTGGCCATCGCCCGCGCCCTCGCCATGGACCCCAAGGCCCTGCTGTTCGACGAGCCGACCTCGGCGCTCGACCCCGAGATGATCAACGAGGTCCTCGAAGTCATGCGGCAGCTCGCACGCGACGGCATGACCATGGTCGTCATCACCCACGAGATGGGTTTCGCACGCTCCGCGGCCAACCGCGTCGTGTTCATGGCCGACGGCCGCGTCGTCGAGGACCGCACCCCCGAGGAGTTCTTCACCAACCCGCGCAGCGACCGCGCCAAGGACTTCCTCTCCAAGATCCTCAAGCACTAG